A segment of the Verrucomicrobiota bacterium genome:
AACGCCCGTCATCATTGGCAACGCGGTCACCTACACCGTGACGTTGGAACTGATGTCCTGCGGCGTGGCCGGCGTGCTGATCGGGGTCGGTCCCGGCGCGGCCTGCACGAGCCGGGGCGTGTTGGGATTGGGCGTGCCTCAAGTCACCGCCACCGTGGATTGCGCCGCGGCTCGGGATGCCCACTTCAAGAAGACCGGGCGCTACGTTCCCATTATTACGGACGGCGGAATGAGCAAAGGAGGCGACGTTTGCAAGGCCATTGCTTGCGGAGCGGATGCCGTCATGGTGGGGAGCGCCTTCGCTCGCGCGCAAGAAGCCCCGGGGCAAGGCAATCACTGGGGCATGGCCACGCCGCACGCCAACCTCCCGCGCGGCACGCGCATCAAAGTCGGCCTCAGCGGCTCGCTCAAACAAATCCTCTTTGGACCGGCCACGGTCGATGACGGCTCGCAGAATCTCGTCGGCGCGATTACCACCTGCATGGGCAACGTGGGCCGCCGCACGATCCGCGAATTTCAGGAAACCGAGATTATCATCGCGCCCAGCATCAAGACCGAAGGCAAACTCTTCCAGACCGTGCAAAGCGTGGGCATGGGGACGCAGTAGCGTCCAGTCGGATTACTGGCATTTCCAGTTCCTTGGCTTGCCTTCGGACAGCCACTCCATCGCTGTT
Coding sequences within it:
- a CDS encoding GuaB3 family IMP dehydrogenase-related protein, which codes for MGMWIGRNRKARVTYGFDEIALVPGDVTINPNEVDTSFRIPKQDGSFIALKIPIIASAMDGVTDVHFCTEMGRLGGLGVINLEGVQTRYENPGEMLKKIVKATKEEVTSLIQKIYQEPIKEELISRRIQELKSAGVLAAVSSIPQKAERFGAIAQEAGVDIFVVQSTVSTVRHISTEYKSLDLEAFVKAMKTPVIIGNAVTYTVTLELMSCGVAGVLIGVGPGAACTSRGVLGLGVPQVTATVDCAAARDAHFKKTGRYVPIITDGGMSKGGDVCKAIACGADAVMVGSAFARAQEAPGQGNHWGMATPHANLPRGTRIKVGLSGSLKQILFGPATVDDGSQNLVGAITTCMGNVGRRTIREFQETEIIIAPSIKTEGKLFQTVQSVGMGTQ